In Prosthecobacter sp. SYSU 5D2, the following proteins share a genomic window:
- a CDS encoding protein phosphatase 2C domain-containing protein, with the protein MTAPVPLPILSRPAAPLAFVQEQDFAARQYKGRRDNQEDYYAFADASELSDEPLSRLLLVVGDGLGAHAGGSVASYLAVNAFVRAFHEQPGDASWRLRTALDTANETLGYITDRMPSVAPPMGTTMLSVLVSQKEVQWISVGDSPLFLYRRGNLTRLNADHSLTPLLDAQVAAGTMTAEEAAHHPGRHTLQSAVMGLPMTLIDFAADPVKLLRDDIIIAASDGIFTLTDKALKELLHFGQNTTADKIADAILFAIRRINSDRQDNTTVGVVKIP; encoded by the coding sequence GTGACCGCCCCTGTTCCATTGCCCATCCTGTCCCGTCCTGCCGCCCCCCTCGCTTTTGTGCAGGAGCAGGACTTCGCCGCCCGCCAGTACAAAGGCCGCCGTGACAACCAGGAGGACTATTACGCCTTTGCGGATGCCTCCGAACTCAGTGACGAGCCTTTGAGCAGGCTGCTCCTGGTGGTGGGTGACGGCCTCGGCGCCCATGCCGGCGGCAGCGTGGCCAGCTATCTGGCGGTGAATGCCTTTGTGCGGGCTTTCCATGAGCAGCCCGGAGATGCCAGCTGGCGCCTGCGCACCGCCCTGGATACCGCCAATGAAACCCTCGGCTACATCACGGACCGCATGCCCTCCGTGGCTCCGCCCATGGGCACCACCATGCTGTCCGTGCTGGTCAGCCAGAAAGAGGTGCAGTGGATCAGCGTCGGCGATTCTCCGCTCTTCCTCTACCGGCGGGGTAACCTGACCCGCCTGAATGCGGACCACTCCCTCACCCCGCTGCTGGACGCCCAGGTGGCGGCCGGCACCATGACTGCTGAAGAAGCCGCCCACCACCCCGGCCGCCACACCCTGCAAAGCGCCGTCATGGGCCTTCCCATGACGTTGATTGATTTCGCCGCCGATCCCGTCAAGCTGCTGCGGGATGACATCATCATTGCTGCCAGCGACGGCATCTTCACCCTCACGGACAAGGCCCTGAAGGAACTGCTTCACTTCGGCCAGAACACCACGGCGGATAAAATCGCCGATGCGATCCTCTTTGCCATCCGGCGCATCAATTCCGACCGCCAGGACAACACCACCGTGGGGGTGGTGAAGATTCCTTGA
- a CDS encoding aldose epimerase family protein — protein MHSSLPVAASVTSEVWGKTAAGQEVRLFTLTNEKGMEARIMNYGGILVSLKVPDKTGALADVVLGFDSLEPYLGKHPHFGCITGRYANRIGGASFEIDGTTYEVTANSGKNHIHGGREAFDKKVWLARTLEERNAVELAYTSADGEEGFPGKLDCTVTYSLTADNALRIEYRATTDKPTVVNLTNHSYFNLAGEGSGDILGHELTIPAENYTPTDDSLIPTGEIESVLDTPLDFTRPQLIGARISAAFKPLLQGKGYDHNYVLAGSGEKLAARVKDPKSGRVMEVLTTDPGVQLYTANHVKGVKGKAGHVYESRHGFCLETQKYPDSPNKPQFPSAVVRPGEPYLHITTFKFSAE, from the coding sequence ATGCACTCATCTTTGCCCGTCGCCGCTTCTGTCACTTCCGAAGTCTGGGGTAAAACGGCCGCCGGTCAGGAGGTCCGGCTTTTCACCCTGACCAATGAAAAGGGCATGGAGGCCCGGATCATGAATTACGGGGGCATTCTTGTCTCATTGAAAGTGCCTGACAAAACAGGAGCCCTGGCAGATGTGGTGCTCGGTTTCGACAGCCTGGAGCCCTATCTGGGCAAGCATCCGCACTTCGGCTGCATCACCGGCCGTTATGCCAACCGCATCGGCGGCGCCTCCTTCGAAATTGACGGCACAACCTATGAAGTGACGGCCAATTCTGGAAAAAATCACATCCATGGCGGGCGGGAGGCTTTTGATAAAAAAGTCTGGCTGGCCCGCACCCTTGAGGAGCGCAATGCCGTGGAGCTGGCCTACACCAGTGCCGATGGCGAGGAAGGCTTCCCTGGAAAGCTGGATTGCACCGTCACTTACAGCCTGACGGCCGACAATGCCCTGCGCATCGAATACCGTGCCACCACTGACAAGCCCACCGTCGTGAATCTCACCAATCATAGCTATTTCAATCTGGCGGGGGAGGGCAGTGGCGACATCCTGGGCCATGAGCTGACCATCCCGGCGGAAAACTACACCCCGACGGACGATTCCCTGATCCCCACGGGCGAGATCGAAAGTGTGCTGGACACGCCCCTGGACTTCACCCGCCCACAGCTCATCGGCGCGCGCATCTCCGCTGCTTTCAAACCCCTGCTTCAGGGAAAAGGTTATGATCACAACTACGTGCTGGCCGGCAGTGGCGAAAAGCTGGCAGCCCGGGTCAAAGACCCCAAAAGCGGCCGCGTCATGGAAGTCCTGACCACCGACCCTGGCGTGCAGCTCTACACGGCCAACCACGTCAAAGGCGTCAAAGGCAAAGCCGGCCACGTTTATGAATCCCGCCATGGCTTCTGCCTGGAGACCCAAAAGTATCCGGACAGCCCCAACAAGCCCCAGTTTCCCAGTGCCGTCGTGCGTCCAGGGGAGCCTTACCTGCATATCACGACCTTCAAGTTTTCCGCTGAGTGA